Below is a window of Thermodesulfovibrionales bacterium DNA.
GAGGAACCGCTTTCGATGACTTCCTTCACTCTTTCGGGGGTGATGCCTCCGATCGCGAGGACCGGCAGGGAAACTTCAGATGTTGCCTCTCTTAGTGCATCTGTTCCGAGAGGTTCTCCGTATTTCAGTTTGGACGGCGTATGATAAATCGGCCCGAAGGTTATGAAATCCGCACCGTCCTTCTCTGCCTGAACCGCCTCCTTAAGGGAATGGGTCGAGACCCCCACGAGGAGTCTTCCCTTTGTGATTTTCTTTGCCGCTGATGCAGGGATGCTCGACTGGCCTAAGTGCACGCCGTCTGCTCCAGCCGCGATCGCCACATCAACCCTGTCATTGATGAAAAGTTTTGCCCCGTGCCGCAGGGTAATCTCTCTCAGTTCCTGTGCCATGCTCAACAGTTCCCTTATCGTGAGTTCTTTTTCCCTCAGCTGCAAGGCCCTCAGGCCTCCCCTTAGCGATTCCTCGATAGCCGAATAAAGGGAAGTCCTATCGGTAAACAGGCTCCTATCCGTCACGAGATAGAGCCTAAGATCTTGTAATGATCCGCGTCTCACTCTCCACGGCCGATCTCTTAGAGCATTCCCTCTATCGGGCTGCTCGCCGTTGCGTAGAGTTTCTTCGGGATCCTCCCCGCCCTGAAGGCGAGTCTGCCCGCGACAACCGCGTGCTTCATCGCAGAGGCCATCACGACAGGGTCCCTAGCGCCGGCAATGCCGGTATTAATGAGGGCTGCGTCGCATCCGAGTTCCATCGCTATCGTTGCGTCAGACGCTGTTCCCACACCGGCGTCGACGATCACCGGGACTTTTGCGGCCTCGAGTATGATCCTGATGTTGTATGGATTTCTTATGCCGAGACCGGAACCGATCGGCGCGCCGAGGGGCATCACGGCTGCGGCACCGGCATCCTCCAGTCGTTTTGCCATGATCGGATCGTCGTTTGTATACGGGAAGACGACAAAGCCCTCCTTCGAGAGTATCTCCGTCGCCTTCAGGAGCCCGATGGTGTCGGGGAAGAGCGTCTTCTCGTCTCCTATCACCTCAAGCTTTATGAGATCGGAGATGCCAGCCTCCCGCGCGAGGCGTGAATACCGCAATGCGTCCTCCACCGTATAGCAGCCGGCCGTGTTGGGGAGTATCTTGTATTTCTTCGGATCTATGTAGTCGAGGAGGTTTTCACTCTTCCTGTCTATGATGTTGACCCGTCTCACGGCGACGGTGACGACGTCACTGCCCGAGGCCTCTATGACGTTCTTCGTCTCTTCGAAGTCCCTGTACTTCCCGGTTCCGACCCAGAGCCTCGACCGGAATTCGATGCCTTTGATTACCAATCTGTCTTCCACGCAATCCCCTTTTGTTTCGTCATCCGCCGCCGACGAAGTTAACGATCTCGACCCGGTCCCCCTCGTTGAGATGGAAGGAAGGGTATTGAGCCTTCCCGATGACCGAAAGGTTCACCTCAACGGCAACCCGCTCCGGAAGAACGCGCAACGCATCGAGGAGTTCCTTCAGCGTGGATGCCGATGTCTCGACGGTTTCACCGTTTACGATCAGAGTCATAAAAAAACCGTATCCCTGGAGATACGGCAAAACCATGTTCATGCACTTTGGGTTCCCTTCCCTACGCCGGCATTATCCAGATCAGGTTAGGAGGGTCTCGAACATCCTTCGTCTGTTCGACTCTCAGGCCTTATGCCTCCCCCAGGGTAATTTCAGTATAAAGGAAAAAATTGCTCTATGTCAAACGATTCCCTTCTCCGCAACCTCCCTGACGCCCATCTTTGTCGTCACCTTTGTCTTTCTGTCCTTAACCTCCACAAGACCCTCCTTCAGGTTCTTTTCACCGAGGATGATCTGTGTCGGGATGCCGATCAGGTCAGCGTCCTTGAACTTCACGCCAGCCCTCTCGTCCCGGTCGTCCATCAGGACATCGTTACCCTTTTCTGTCAAATCCCGGTAGAGACTCTCCGCCACCTCGACGGTCTTTTCATCCTTCATGTTGAGAGGCAGTATCTCGAGATCGAAGGGCGAGATGCTCTTCGGCCAGATGATACCGTCTTTGTCATGGTTCTGCTCTATCGCCGCGGCCGCTATCCTCGCGGGACCTATGCCGTAGCTCCCCATGATGATCGGTCTTTCCTGACCGCTCTCGTCGAGGAAAAAGGCCTTCAAGGGTTCCGAGTACTTCGTACCGAGCTTGAAGATATTGCCGATCTCTATGACCCGCTCGACCACAAGCTCGCTACCGCAGTTCAGGCACGAGTCACCCGCACGGGCGACATGAATGTCATGCCATTCTCCCGAAAAATCCCGTCCGGCCTTAACTCCTCTCATGTGGTAGTGGGGTTTGTTCGCGCCGCTGACATAGAGGCCCTCCTGCAGCGAGGGGTCTGCGATTATCCGTACCGATTGTCCCATGGGACCGATGAATCCGGCCTCAACGCCGAGCAGCTCTTTCACCTCGGTCTTCTGTGCGGGTCTGTGGTTTCCTATGACCCGCGCCAGCTTCTTTTCATGGAGTTCCTGGTCGCCCCTCACGAGGGCGAGTACCGGGCCGCTATCGCTCATCACGAGGATGCTCTTTATGAAATACGCAGGAGCGAGTTTCAGGAAGTTCGAGACCTCGGCAACAGTCCTCTTCTCCGGAGTATGGACCTCTTCAAGTGCCCAGTCTTTCGTCTCTATCTTAAGAGGCACCGAGAGTGCAAGCTCCACATTCGCCGCGTAGCCACATTTTCCGCAGAGCGCGACCTCATCCTCTCCGGCCTGACTCGGTGCCATAAACTCATGGGCTGTGGCGCCGCCCATCATGCCGGGGTCGGACTCGACCTGATAGAATTTCAGGCCGCATCTCTCGAAAATCCTGTGGTATGCCTCCGCATGGAGCCGGTAGCTCTTCTCGAGGGCCTCGGGGGAGATATCGAAACTGTAGCTGTCTTTCATGATGAACTCACGGGTGCGCAAGATGCCGCTCTTCGGTCTCGCCTCATCCCGGAGTTTCGTCTGTATCTGATACCAGATCTGCGGAAGGTCCCGGTACGAACGGATCTCCCTTGAGGCGAGCCATGTCATGATCTCCTCATGGGTCATCCCGAGACACATGTCCCTGCCTGTCCGGTCTTTCAGTCTGAACATCTCGTCGCCGATCGTATCCCACCTGCCGGTCTGCTGCCATATCTCCGCGGGATGGAGCACCGGCATCGAGACCTCCTGGCCTCCTATCGCATCCATCTCTTCCCTCAGGACCGCGTGGATTTTGTTCATGAGCCTCCAGCCCAGGGGAAGAAAAACATAGAGGCCTGAGGCGAGTTGCCGGACGTACCCGGCCCTGAGCATGAGGGTATGACTTATCGCCTCTGCGTCGGCAGGGGTCTCGCGAAGCGTCGGGATGAACATCTGCGAAAAGCGCATAACTCCTCCTCTTATCTCATCTTTCGGATGCTTGTTAGAGTAATGAATGTCCGGTCTTTAGTCAAGGGGCAGAGGGCCTGAGGCTTTGAAAAAATCAGGGGAACGTGTTACATTACCGTATTCAATCCTGCCGCGAGGAATAGGGAGATAGGTATGCAGCGAGTGCCGATGACACCCGACGGGTATCAGAAGATTCAGGATGAACTCGAAAGGCTCCTTAAGGTCGAGAGGCCGAGGAACATACAGGCGATAGCAGAGGCACGCGCCCACGGCGACCTTTCGGAGAACGCAGAGTATCATGCGGCGAAAGAACGGCAGTCCTTCATCGAGGGGAGGATACAGGAGCTCCAGGGAAAGCTGGCCCTTGCCGAGATAATCGATCCTTCGAAGATAAGCCAGTCTCGCGTTGCCTTCGGCGCAACCGTCAGGGTTCTGGACGTTGGAGCCGATGAAGAGTATGTCTTCATCCTCGTCGGGACCGAGGAGGCGGACGTGAAACAGGGGAAGATATCGTTCAGTTCGCCTGTCGGCAAGGCCCTCCTCGGTAAGGAGGTCGGCGATTCCGTTGTGATTAAGGCTCCCGCAAGAACGATCGAATACGAAATATTAGAGATACGCTTTGGATAGATACTTCAAGGCACGGATTGCCGAAAACAGACCGCTACAGAAAGAATACAATCTCCTCACCCTAGTCCCTCTCTCGGCAGTAAACGAACCCGCACCCGGACAGTTTTACATGATCGGCATGGAGGGTGATTATGATCCGCTCCTGAAGAGGCCTTTCAGTCTCCTGAGGAGGACATCCTTCGGTCTCCAGTTTCTCTTCAGGGTCAGGGGAAGGGGGACACTCTTCTTGAGGAGTATGAAGGAAGATTCGGTGATCGACGTTCTGGGTCCGCTCGGGAACACCTATCCCCCTCCGCCGAAGGGCCGTACGCCCGTACTCGTTGCAGGGGGCATCGGCATGGCATCGCTGTTTTCGCTCGGAGAGAGGCTCACTGGGGATGCCTATATCTTCTATGGTGTGCGCACCGGAGAAGAATTCCTCTTGCTTGAGGAACTCGAAAGAATTGCGAAGAGACTGACGATAACGACCGACGACGGATCGTGCGGGGAAAAAGGGTGCATAACGGATATCGTGAGGAATTTCGTGTCCGACGGCGCCGCGTCCGGAGCCCTCTATTCAATATACGCGTGTGGTCCGAAGCCTATGCTCGGCGCGTTGTTTTCGATCGTAAAGGGGAAGGGGATTGAGACATTCGTGTCTATGGAAGAGAACATGGCCTGCGGCATAGGGGCCTGCCTCGGTTGTGTCGTGAAGACCGTGAACGGACACAAGAGGGTCTGTAAGGAAGGTCCTGTCTTTCCGATTGATGAAATCCTATGGACCTAACGGTTGACATAGGGAGGCTGAAGCTCAAGAACCCGGTCATGACGGCGTCGGGAACGTTCGGCTACGGTGAGGAGTATTCGGAATTCATTGACCTGAACAGACTTGGGGCGGTTGTGGTCAAGGGGCTTTCCCTCGAACCCAAAGAAGGCAACCCGCCGCCCCGTATAATCGAGACACCCGCAGGAATGCTCAACTCCATCGGTCTCCAGAATATCGGCATAGCGAAATTCATTAAGGAAAAACTTCCCTTCCTGGGGCGGTTC
It encodes the following:
- a CDS encoding thiazole synthase; the encoded protein is MEDRLVIKGIEFRSRLWVGTGKYRDFEETKNVIEASGSDVVTVAVRRVNIIDRKSENLLDYIDPKKYKILPNTAGCYTVEDALRYSRLAREAGISDLIKLEVIGDEKTLFPDTIGLLKATEILSKEGFVVFPYTNDDPIMAKRLEDAGAAAVMPLGAPIGSGLGIRNPYNIRIILEAAKVPVIVDAGVGTASDATIAMELGCDAALINTGIAGARDPVVMASAMKHAVVAGRLAFRAGRIPKKLYATASSPIEGML
- the thiS gene encoding sulfur carrier protein ThiS, translating into MNMVLPYLQGYGFFMTLIVNGETVETSASTLKELLDALRVLPERVAVEVNLSVIGKAQYPSFHLNEGDRVEIVNFVGGG
- a CDS encoding dihydroorotate dehydrogenase electron transfer subunit → MDRYFKARIAENRPLQKEYNLLTLVPLSAVNEPAPGQFYMIGMEGDYDPLLKRPFSLLRRTSFGLQFLFRVRGRGTLFLRSMKEDSVIDVLGPLGNTYPPPPKGRTPVLVAGGIGMASLFSLGERLTGDAYIFYGVRTGEEFLLLEELERIAKRLTITTDDGSCGEKGCITDIVRNFVSDGAASGALYSIYACGPKPMLGALFSIVKGKGIETFVSMEENMACGIGACLGCVVKTVNGHKRVCKEGPVFPIDEILWT
- the thiE gene encoding thiamine phosphate synthase gives rise to the protein MTDRSLFTDRTSLYSAIEESLRGGLRALQLREKELTIRELLSMAQELREITLRHGAKLFINDRVDVAIAAGADGVHLGQSSIPASAAKKITKGRLLVGVSTHSLKEAVQAEKDGADFITFGPIYHTPSKLKYGEPLGTDALREATSEVSLPVLAIGGITPERVKEVIESGSS
- the greA gene encoding transcription elongation factor GreA, translating into MQRVPMTPDGYQKIQDELERLLKVERPRNIQAIAEARAHGDLSENAEYHAAKERQSFIEGRIQELQGKLALAEIIDPSKISQSRVAFGATVRVLDVGADEEYVFILVGTEEADVKQGKISFSSPVGKALLGKEVGDSVVIKAPARTIEYEILEIRFG
- a CDS encoding proline--tRNA ligase, with translation MRFSQMFIPTLRETPADAEAISHTLMLRAGYVRQLASGLYVFLPLGWRLMNKIHAVLREEMDAIGGQEVSMPVLHPAEIWQQTGRWDTIGDEMFRLKDRTGRDMCLGMTHEEIMTWLASREIRSYRDLPQIWYQIQTKLRDEARPKSGILRTREFIMKDSYSFDISPEALEKSYRLHAEAYHRIFERCGLKFYQVESDPGMMGGATAHEFMAPSQAGEDEVALCGKCGYAANVELALSVPLKIETKDWALEEVHTPEKRTVAEVSNFLKLAPAYFIKSILVMSDSGPVLALVRGDQELHEKKLARVIGNHRPAQKTEVKELLGVEAGFIGPMGQSVRIIADPSLQEGLYVSGANKPHYHMRGVKAGRDFSGEWHDIHVARAGDSCLNCGSELVVERVIEIGNIFKLGTKYSEPLKAFFLDESGQERPIIMGSYGIGPARIAAAAIEQNHDKDGIIWPKSISPFDLEILPLNMKDEKTVEVAESLYRDLTEKGNDVLMDDRDERAGVKFKDADLIGIPTQIILGEKNLKEGLVEVKDRKTKVTTKMGVREVAEKGIV